One window of Eisenibacter elegans DSM 3317 genomic DNA carries:
- the lon gene encoding endopeptidase La translates to MHNSKNSYFNTLLLNEDNEDTLDNVMPLLSFDEEDSADDEALNGLDHLPILPLKNAVLFPGVVLPVTVTRSRAIKLIKQVYKESRYLGVIAQQNPQLEDEPNAKDLYQVGTIGYILKMLVLPDGNITVILQGKNRFEVAKFYDEGKFIEADIEALSEQFPAKSNKQNKALMRSLKESALKILKLNPEIPQEAQIAIENIENLNFLTHFLASNVNAETSEKQDILETDDGTERATKLLGLMMRDIQLLEIKQDIQNKVNSDIDQQQRDYFLRQQIRVLQEELGDGVSADEELASLREKARKKKWPREVALHFEKELDKVQRMSPMSAEYPVAINYVELLVELPWNQYTEDNFDLDRAKKILDKDHYGLEKVKERIIEYLAVLKLKNDLRGPILCLYGPPGVGKTSLGRSIATALGRKYTRLSLGGLHDEAEIRGHRKTYIGAMPGKLIQNIKRAQSSNPVFILDEIDKVSSDMRGDPASALLEVLDPEQNNSFMDNYLDLPYDLSKVLFIATANSLDTIHPALRDRMEIIEVTGYTLEEKIEIAKKHLIPKQRKEHGLHPKDVKIDNKAIRKVIEGYTRESGVRNLERQMGALLRKAAKSIVMGEKYEKTIREKDVPVLLGAEIFDKEIYETETVAGIVTGLAWTPVGGEILVIESNLSRGKGRLITSGYLGEVMKESATTALSFLKSIAEELSIDYRVFEHFDLHIHVPAGAVPKDGPSAGITILVSLASVFTQRKIKERLAMTGEITLRGRVLPVGGIKEKILAARRAGITEIILCSKNKRDIEEINADYLKELTIHYVDYAHEVLEIALLPEKVQKTINLSIIEPNAALSKTE, encoded by the coding sequence ATGCACAATTCAAAGAATTCATATTTCAACACCCTGCTTTTGAACGAAGATAACGAAGACACCCTCGACAATGTAATGCCTTTGCTCTCTTTTGATGAAGAAGATAGCGCCGACGACGAAGCGCTCAATGGTCTAGATCATCTACCTATACTCCCCCTCAAAAATGCGGTGCTATTCCCCGGAGTAGTGTTGCCGGTAACGGTTACCCGCTCTCGCGCCATCAAACTTATCAAGCAAGTATATAAAGAAAGCCGTTATCTGGGCGTAATTGCACAGCAAAACCCCCAACTCGAAGATGAACCCAACGCCAAAGATTTGTACCAAGTAGGTACGATCGGCTATATCCTCAAGATGTTGGTGTTGCCCGACGGCAACATCACGGTCATCCTTCAAGGCAAGAACCGCTTTGAGGTAGCCAAATTTTATGATGAGGGTAAGTTTATTGAAGCCGATATAGAGGCGCTTTCGGAGCAGTTTCCGGCCAAAAGCAACAAGCAAAACAAGGCCCTGATGCGCTCGCTCAAAGAATCAGCGCTCAAAATCCTTAAACTCAACCCCGAAATTCCGCAAGAGGCACAGATAGCCATCGAGAATATCGAGAACCTCAATTTCTTGACACACTTCTTGGCCTCTAATGTCAATGCCGAAACAAGCGAAAAGCAGGATATCCTCGAAACAGATGACGGCACCGAGCGCGCTACCAAGCTCCTAGGCTTGATGATGCGCGATATCCAACTGCTCGAAATAAAACAGGATATTCAGAACAAGGTCAACTCTGACATTGATCAACAACAACGCGACTACTTCTTGCGCCAACAAATACGCGTGCTCCAAGAAGAACTAGGCGACGGTGTATCAGCAGATGAAGAGCTAGCCTCACTCCGCGAGAAAGCCCGCAAGAAAAAATGGCCACGAGAAGTAGCCTTACATTTTGAAAAGGAGCTGGACAAGGTGCAGCGTATGAGCCCTATGTCTGCGGAGTATCCCGTAGCCATCAACTATGTAGAGCTATTGGTAGAGCTGCCTTGGAATCAGTACACAGAGGACAACTTCGACCTTGACCGAGCCAAAAAAATTCTGGATAAAGACCACTACGGTCTCGAAAAAGTAAAAGAACGTATCATTGAGTATTTGGCCGTACTCAAACTCAAAAACGACCTACGCGGCCCTATCCTATGCCTCTACGGCCCTCCGGGCGTAGGCAAAACCTCCTTGGGGCGCTCTATCGCCACTGCCCTTGGACGGAAGTATACGCGCTTGTCTTTAGGGGGGCTACACGATGAGGCCGAAATACGCGGCCACCGCAAAACCTACATCGGCGCGATGCCCGGGAAGCTGATCCAGAACATCAAACGGGCGCAATCCTCAAATCCTGTATTCATCTTGGACGAAATCGACAAGGTTTCGTCAGATATGCGTGGAGATCCAGCATCGGCTCTGCTCGAAGTGCTTGACCCAGAGCAGAATAACAGCTTTATGGACAATTACCTCGACCTACCCTACGACTTGTCGAAGGTGCTCTTCATTGCTACGGCCAACAGCCTCGATACCATTCACCCAGCCCTGCGTGACCGAATGGAAATCATTGAAGTTACGGGCTATACCCTCGAAGAGAAAATCGAAATAGCCAAAAAACACCTTATCCCCAAGCAACGCAAAGAACACGGTCTTCATCCCAAAGATGTCAAAATAGACAACAAGGCCATCCGCAAGGTCATTGAGGGCTACACCCGTGAGTCGGGAGTCCGTAACTTAGAGCGCCAAATGGGGGCTTTGTTACGAAAAGCAGCCAAATCGATTGTGATGGGCGAGAAATATGAAAAAACCATCCGCGAGAAAGATGTTCCCGTGCTGTTGGGGGCTGAGATATTTGACAAAGAAATCTACGAGACCGAAACCGTCGCCGGAATTGTTACGGGGCTGGCTTGGACACCCGTGGGCGGGGAAATATTGGTCATCGAGTCGAACCTCAGCCGGGGCAAAGGCCGCCTGATTACCTCGGGCTACCTAGGAGAGGTGATGAAAGAATCTGCCACTACAGCGCTTTCTTTCCTCAAATCTATCGCCGAAGAGCTCTCGATTGATTACCGCGTTTTTGAGCATTTTGACTTACACATACACGTTCCCGCCGGTGCTGTACCCAAGGACGGCCCCTCTGCCGGTATTACTATTCTGGTGTCTTTGGCCTCGGTCTTTACCCAACGCAAAATCAAAGAGCGCCTCGCAATGACTGGTGAAATCACCCTGCGTGGCAGGGTATTGCCTGTGGGTGGTATCAAAGAGAAAATCTTGGCCGCACGCCGTGCCGGAATTACGGAGATTATCTTGTGTAGCAAAAATAAACGCGACATCGAAGAAATCAACGCCGACTACCTCAAAGAGCTGACCATCCACTACGTAGATTATGCTCACGAAGTCCTCGAAATAGCCCTGTTGCCCGAAAAGGTGCAGAAAACCATCAATCTCAGCATCATAGAGCCCAATGCGGCGCTAAGCAAAACAGAGTAA
- a CDS encoding DsbA family oxidoreductase: MTTLPKLRIDIVSDVVCPWCYVGRRRMAKALAQIQTPYELQIHWRPFELNGQLPATGLPFKPYMLQKFGSEAQLEAMLAQMTQVGETEDIDFRFDLVGYAPNTFEAHRLLWWAATHNQQEALAEALFAAYFTQGQDVGNRDTLISIAAGVGLTEAEAFLQSTEGLREVRHEQQAYQRAGIRSVPAYILNEKYLIQGAQPPALFLETFEKVLAE, from the coding sequence ATGACTACACTTCCCAAACTCCGCATCGATATTGTCTCTGATGTGGTTTGTCCGTGGTGTTATGTAGGGCGCAGGCGTATGGCCAAGGCGCTGGCACAGATCCAAACACCTTACGAACTACAGATTCATTGGCGGCCTTTCGAACTCAATGGCCAGTTGCCGGCCACAGGCCTTCCATTCAAACCATATATGTTGCAGAAGTTTGGCAGTGAGGCACAGCTCGAAGCGATGCTTGCTCAGATGACCCAAGTGGGAGAAACAGAAGATATTGACTTCCGCTTCGACCTTGTGGGCTATGCCCCCAATACTTTTGAAGCACACCGCCTACTCTGGTGGGCGGCTACTCATAACCAACAAGAGGCCTTGGCCGAAGCGCTCTTTGCAGCATATTTCACCCAAGGGCAAGATGTGGGCAATCGTGATACCCTCATCAGCATTGCGGCTGGAGTAGGGCTGACTGAAGCTGAAGCTTTTCTACAAAGCACAGAAGGCCTGCGTGAAGTTCGACACGAGCAACAGGCTTACCAACGGGCCGGTATCCGAAGTGTGCCGGCTTATATCCTGAATGAAAAATACTTAATCCAAGGAGCACAACCACCAGCACTCTTCTTAGAGACCTTTGAGAAGGTTTTGGCAGAATAA
- a CDS encoding OmpA family protein: protein MAYMPCFFYALGVAGTSYAQKKTKNQPDDVDLKSATLTDRTKPLVHFPNLNRVNYYQSAAGLQSIEKFEKADDLVNMHAALYDYVANFGIENFYKDTYLLWRLGKAAEALGYTAQAKGCYQYVLKHHRSRDPEKLMRFYDSLTTNERDRYLPLEHYYEMIQARKAIDTLFVPVGIQNAIGKEVNSPYSDYGPTITRRSDGRVILIFTSQRKGSVMDVASNNRQNMRRRMDEDLYISSKADTAYIVKTDEGSVIDTVKWTRAEPLTALNSDYNEGSACLSKDGKTIYFSRCEAPDGFGNCDLYMAELNDKGQWVNVRNLGSNVNSMTWDSHPSLSHSEDTLYFASDRLGGFGMSDIYYTFKQRAVDGSWDGKSWARARNMGPVINTRQSEISPFYHPKHHVLYFSSNGQLFGFGNFDIYLSRRATLITPKDTIHYWNEPRNTGPLINQATNEYYFTIDDRSEYLYFAKLDTFYVEELKDTVNSMNLYTFPLPMEAQPLADVTIAGVVTDSITGEAFTGIVSIIDLDNGIEVAPKYLRPDGSYQFDLIKNNNYLIIITGEDFFRVEREFLLKGDTVINVSTPSMKFKKWEFSTVKFEGGKWDVTPEMKRDLDKLVTFLVDHPRLGLKISGHTDGTGDPNANLALSQKRAQAIRDYIVERGKLRPDRIEAEGYGSSRPIVQENNEDDRRINRRVEFEIKLI, encoded by the coding sequence ATGGCTTATATGCCTTGTTTTTTTTATGCCTTAGGGGTAGCGGGGACAAGCTATGCCCAGAAAAAAACCAAAAACCAGCCTGATGATGTAGACTTAAAATCTGCCACTTTGACCGACCGTACCAAACCCTTGGTACACTTTCCCAATCTCAATCGGGTGAACTACTACCAGTCTGCTGCTGGCCTGCAAAGCATCGAAAAGTTTGAGAAAGCCGACGATTTGGTCAATATGCACGCAGCGCTTTATGATTATGTAGCCAATTTTGGGATTGAAAATTTTTACAAAGACACTTACCTGCTATGGCGTTTGGGTAAGGCCGCCGAGGCCTTGGGCTATACTGCCCAAGCCAAGGGTTGTTATCAGTACGTGCTCAAGCATCACCGCAGCCGTGACCCTGAGAAATTGATGCGTTTTTATGACTCGCTCACGACCAACGAACGCGACCGCTACCTGCCCTTGGAGCACTATTACGAAATGATTCAGGCCCGAAAGGCTATCGATACGCTTTTTGTGCCTGTGGGCATTCAAAACGCCATCGGCAAGGAAGTCAATTCGCCTTACAGCGACTATGGCCCCACCATCACCCGCCGCTCCGATGGCCGTGTTATCCTGATTTTCACCTCTCAGCGCAAAGGCTCTGTGATGGATGTGGCTTCTAACAACCGTCAGAATATGCGTCGTCGGATGGACGAGGACCTCTATATCTCCTCCAAGGCTGATACGGCCTATATCGTCAAAACGGATGAAGGCTCCGTCATTGACACCGTCAAATGGACACGGGCAGAGCCCCTGACAGCGCTCAATTCCGACTATAACGAAGGTTCGGCCTGCCTCTCAAAGGATGGCAAGACCATCTACTTCTCGCGCTGCGAAGCGCCCGACGGCTTCGGCAACTGCGACTTGTATATGGCTGAGCTGAATGATAAGGGGCAGTGGGTCAATGTGCGAAACCTAGGCAGCAATGTCAATAGTATGACTTGGGACTCTCACCCAAGCCTCTCCCACTCAGAAGATACCCTCTACTTTGCCTCTGATCGCCTAGGGGGCTTCGGGATGTCGGACATTTATTATACCTTCAAACAGCGGGCTGTTGATGGCTCTTGGGACGGGAAGTCTTGGGCGCGGGCGCGCAATATGGGACCGGTCATCAATACGCGCCAAAGCGAAATCAGCCCCTTTTATCACCCCAAGCACCACGTACTCTATTTTAGTTCCAATGGCCAGCTTTTTGGGTTTGGTAATTTTGATATCTACCTCTCCCGAAGGGCGACCCTCATTACCCCAAAAGATACCATACACTACTGGAACGAGCCACGCAATACTGGACCGCTTATCAACCAAGCCACCAACGAATATTATTTTACGATAGACGATCGGTCGGAGTACCTCTACTTTGCCAAGCTTGATACTTTTTATGTCGAAGAGCTTAAGGATACGGTCAACTCAATGAATCTCTACACCTTTCCGCTCCCGATGGAAGCCCAGCCACTGGCCGATGTAACCATCGCCGGAGTGGTTACGGATTCGATCACGGGTGAGGCCTTCACCGGTATTGTCTCCATCATAGACCTTGACAATGGCATAGAAGTGGCTCCCAAATACCTCCGACCTGATGGCTCTTACCAATTTGACCTGATTAAGAATAACAATTATCTTATCATCATCACAGGAGAAGACTTTTTCAGGGTCGAACGGGAGTTTTTGCTCAAAGGCGATACGGTCATCAATGTGTCTACCCCTTCGATGAAATTTAAGAAGTGGGAGTTTAGTACAGTCAAGTTTGAAGGGGGGAAATGGGATGTAACACCCGAAATGAAACGCGACCTCGATAAATTGGTTACGTTCTTGGTAGACCATCCGCGCCTAGGGCTGAAAATCTCTGGCCATACTGACGGTACAGGAGACCCTAACGCCAACTTAGCCCTCTCACAGAAGCGTGCGCAAGCTATCCGAGATTATATCGTAGAGCGCGGTAAGCTCCGCCCAGACAGGATAGAGGCCGAAGGGTATGGCAGCTCCCGACCTATTGTACAGGAAAATAATGAGGATGACCGCCGCATCAACCGAAGGGTGGAGTTCGAAATCAAACTAATCTAA